A portion of the Bacillus sp. es.034 genome contains these proteins:
- the glyA gene encoding serine hydroxymethyltransferase — translation MNRIKQQDPEMYFAIQYELERQRTKIELIASENFVSEAVMEAQGSVLTNKYAEGYPGRRYYGGCEHVDVAENLARDRAKELFGAEHVNVQPHSGAQANMAVYFTILEQGDTVLGMNLSHGGHLTHGSAVNFSGIQYNFVEYGVDEEKHLINYEDVRQKALEHKPKLIVAGASAYPRAIDFAKFREIADEVGAYLMVGMAHIAGLVAAGLHQNPVPYADFVTTTTHKTLRGPRGGMILCKEEFAKKTDKSIFPGIQGGPLMHVISAKAVAFGEALQDSFKEYAQNIINNAKRLGEGLVKEGIDLVSGGSDNHLLLIDTRSLGLTGKVAEKVLDEIGITVNKNTIPFDPESPFVTSGVRIGTAAVTSRGFGLEDMDEIASIMALTLKSHEDEAKLEEARKRVLDLTSKFELYTEK, via the coding sequence ATGAATAGAATAAAACAACAAGATCCAGAAATGTATTTTGCGATTCAATATGAATTAGAGCGTCAACGAACGAAGATCGAATTAATTGCATCTGAAAACTTTGTCAGTGAAGCCGTTATGGAAGCACAAGGCTCCGTTTTGACAAATAAGTATGCAGAGGGGTACCCAGGTCGTCGCTATTATGGGGGCTGTGAGCATGTGGACGTAGCCGAAAATCTGGCCCGCGACCGTGCGAAAGAACTGTTTGGAGCAGAACACGTCAACGTTCAGCCTCACTCAGGAGCACAAGCCAATATGGCAGTCTATTTCACCATCCTTGAACAGGGCGACACGGTTCTTGGAATGAACTTATCTCATGGGGGACATCTGACTCATGGAAGTGCGGTCAACTTCAGCGGTATTCAATATAATTTCGTAGAGTACGGTGTGGATGAAGAAAAGCACCTGATCAATTACGAAGATGTTAGACAAAAAGCATTGGAACACAAGCCGAAGCTGATCGTAGCGGGAGCAAGTGCGTATCCAAGAGCGATCGATTTCGCGAAATTCCGTGAAATCGCTGACGAAGTGGGAGCATACCTGATGGTGGGTATGGCTCATATCGCCGGACTTGTAGCGGCTGGTCTTCATCAGAACCCGGTTCCGTATGCAGACTTCGTGACGACAACGACTCACAAAACATTGCGTGGACCTCGCGGTGGAATGATCCTTTGTAAAGAAGAGTTTGCGAAGAAGACAGACAAGTCTATTTTCCCTGGAATCCAGGGCGGACCTCTTATGCACGTGATTTCGGCCAAAGCCGTGGCTTTCGGTGAAGCATTGCAGGACTCGTTTAAAGAGTACGCGCAAAACATCATCAACAATGCGAAGCGTTTAGGAGAAGGTCTTGTAAAAGAAGGAATCGATCTTGTATCCGGAGGTTCTGATAACCACCTATTACTGATCGACACTCGTTCACTTGGCTTGACTGGTAAAGTGGCGGAGAAAGTCCTTGATGAGATCGGAATCACGGTTAATAAAAATACGATCCCATTTGATCCGGAAAGCCCATTCGTTACAAGCGGTGTCCGTATCGGTACTGCCGCTGTGACATCAAGAGGGTTCGGTCTTGAGGATATGGACGAAATTGCTTCCATTATGGCACTGACTCTTAAGAGTCACGAGGATGAAGCGAAATTGGAAGAAGCGCGCAAACGCGTCTTGGATTTAACAAGCAAGTTTGAGTTATATACAGAAAAATAA
- a CDS encoding S66 peptidase family protein: MKQTIMPPPLKKGDTLALFSPSSPGDVKFPQQYNNGIKALHELGYQTSEMEIEENHIGYRSASPVERANHLHTLFLNQEIKGILCNIGGYNTNEMLPFIDFDIIRNHPKFICGYSDSSVLLNAITHKTDIVTFHGPMVIPSFGEYPKPLEYTVEHFQAMAHQTINLPHKWTPPTEWTDEFVEWIGPSWGTRSRKMTENKGPIWVQKHKENTTVSGFLVGGNTDSLLPLINTEYFKIPENSILFIEDISVSIEKWAMLMWSLKIKGVFKRINALLIGKMEGIPNGNLLKMIEIIKEILHYDHVEIPVVAELDIGHTAPMFTLPIGSTISIDSGKEEITLVKLNGGN; this comes from the coding sequence GTGAAACAAACAATAATGCCACCGCCATTAAAGAAAGGGGATACATTAGCCCTTTTTTCACCGAGCAGCCCCGGGGATGTCAAGTTTCCACAACAATATAATAACGGGATAAAAGCTCTTCATGAACTTGGATATCAAACCTCTGAAATGGAGATAGAAGAGAATCACATCGGGTATCGATCTGCTTCTCCCGTTGAAAGAGCGAATCATTTACACACTCTATTCTTAAATCAGGAAATCAAGGGAATTCTCTGTAACATAGGAGGTTATAATACCAACGAAATGTTACCTTTCATTGATTTCGATATTATTCGAAACCATCCAAAGTTCATCTGCGGTTACTCTGATAGCAGTGTACTGCTCAATGCCATTACACATAAAACGGATATCGTTACATTTCACGGTCCAATGGTCATTCCAAGCTTCGGAGAATACCCTAAACCATTAGAATACACTGTGGAACACTTTCAAGCCATGGCACACCAAACGATTAACCTTCCCCATAAATGGACGCCTCCAACGGAATGGACGGATGAGTTTGTTGAATGGATTGGACCAAGCTGGGGAACTCGGTCGAGAAAAATGACAGAAAACAAAGGACCGATATGGGTACAAAAACACAAAGAAAACACGACAGTATCAGGATTTTTAGTGGGAGGAAACACCGACAGTTTACTTCCACTAATCAATACGGAGTACTTCAAAATCCCTGAAAACTCCATCCTTTTCATTGAAGATATTTCTGTTTCCATTGAAAAGTGGGCTATGCTCATGTGGTCCTTGAAGATTAAAGGTGTTTTTAAAAGAATTAACGCTTTGTTAATCGGGAAAATGGAGGGAATACCCAACGGCAACTTATTAAAAATGATTGAAATTATAAAGGAAATACTCCACTATGATCATGTAGAAATACCCGTTGTAGCAGAGCTCGACATAGGGCATACAGCACCTATGTTCACCCTCCCCATAGGTTCTACCATTTCAATCGATTCAGGTAAAGAGGAGATTACACTTGTGAAGTTAAACGGGGGAAATTGA
- a CDS encoding DUF2442 domain-containing protein produces MILIDNVATIPEMDGWLLIDFTDGSKRFVDIKPHMKGILEKLKDPEFFSKVYVDDELRTITWPGELDLDPDQLHREGIDLIEIKKIIEVAKNTNLLERA; encoded by the coding sequence ATGATTCTCATAGATAACGTAGCTACAATTCCTGAGATGGACGGGTGGCTACTGATTGATTTTACAGATGGATCGAAAAGGTTCGTAGACATCAAACCTCACATGAAAGGTATTCTTGAAAAACTGAAAGACCCTGAATTTTTCAGTAAGGTGTATGTGGATGATGAGTTGAGAACCATCACTTGGCCAGGAGAGCTGGATCTTGATCCCGATCAGTTACACAGAGAAGGAATCGATTTAATTGAAATCAAAAAAATCATTGAAGTAGCGAAGAACACAAATTTATTGGAACGAGCTTGA
- a CDS encoding cytochrome P450: protein MGKLHNPTMAQITKDRFSFYNEAIDQSAPIWSDDADAWLLFNYDLVSKYMKDERFIANRKKAFVDSLDILSDHKEILTRFYNKWLMYMDNPEHQTLKKKVQTPIIEMNSLASLLSKEVSRKLLDSMLQANSPSVDVIKEMTIPFTNEVLSGVLGISCKLYKEILQEATNAVSFLWSSNPSPQEIDLTVSSINKTYDLLNHIIDEHLYEENKLLDMILKTVEDREDRLAIIANITVDGHEPFFSSINSFIFYYLHCLPKEMKNKSIPVEKLVNETLRLECPFPFCSRIAREDVTIESKTIKKGEKAIFLISAANRDSEKFHNPDHISLDSPTKKTLTFGTGSHFCSGAMLTTVSLQEFAKEFIAFQDIRELKVVDYKWNDSFGFRSLRNLNITVNQKKVETASLHNTDREWESGFNELRFLANQKEYKNR from the coding sequence GTGGGAAAGCTACATAATCCAACAATGGCTCAAATAACAAAGGACAGATTTTCATTCTATAATGAAGCTATCGATCAATCTGCTCCAATTTGGTCTGATGATGCAGATGCATGGTTACTATTTAACTATGACTTGGTTTCTAAATATATGAAAGATGAAAGATTTATTGCCAATAGAAAAAAAGCTTTTGTGGACTCTTTAGATATTCTATCAGATCACAAAGAAATTTTAACAAGATTTTACAATAAATGGCTCATGTATATGGATAACCCGGAACACCAGACACTAAAGAAGAAGGTTCAAACCCCAATCATTGAAATGAATTCCCTTGCATCACTTCTTTCAAAGGAGGTTTCAAGAAAGCTGCTCGATTCAATGTTACAAGCTAATTCACCCTCCGTAGATGTCATAAAGGAAATGACGATTCCTTTTACAAATGAAGTTCTGTCCGGAGTTCTTGGGATCAGCTGTAAACTCTATAAAGAAATCCTTCAAGAAGCAACAAATGCAGTAAGCTTCTTATGGTCGTCCAATCCAAGCCCACAAGAGATAGATCTGACAGTCTCCTCTATCAATAAGACGTATGATTTACTGAATCATATCATTGATGAACATCTATATGAAGAAAATAAGCTATTGGATATGATTCTCAAAACAGTTGAGGATCGTGAAGACCGCCTTGCCATCATAGCGAATATTACCGTAGATGGACATGAACCCTTTTTTAGTTCCATTAACTCATTTATTTTTTATTATTTACATTGCCTGCCTAAAGAAATGAAAAATAAATCTATTCCGGTTGAAAAGTTAGTAAATGAAACACTCAGATTGGAATGCCCCTTCCCATTCTGTTCCAGAATAGCCAGGGAAGATGTCACCATAGAAAGTAAAACCATTAAAAAAGGGGAAAAAGCCATCTTTCTTATTTCAGCCGCTAACAGAGATTCCGAAAAATTTCATAACCCAGATCACATTTCCTTAGATTCTCCAACCAAAAAAACATTAACATTTGGCACCGGCTCACACTTCTGCTCTGGCGCAATGCTTACTACCGTATCATTACAGGAGTTTGCAAAGGAATTTATAGCTTTCCAAGATATCAGGGAACTTAAGGTGGTTGATTATAAATGGAATGATTCATTTGGATTCAGGTCTCTAAGAAATTTGAACATAACTGTTAACCAAAAAAAGGTAGAAACGGCTTCTTTACACAATACGGATCGTGAATGGGAAAGTGGATTTAACGAATTGCGTTTCTTAGCCAACCAAAAAGAATATAAAAATAGATGA
- a CDS encoding amidohydrolase — protein MKADQIFVNGEVITVNHHNSVEEAVAVKGNRIMAVGMTEEILKMATDHTNIIDLKGKSLMPGFIDAHIHLTIYGTNLLGVSCIEPHLQSLEDLFLALRKKAMTTPKGQWVRAWGFKESTFKENRYPTKDELDSISTDHPIVIIRTCNHTSIVNSRALEMAGITETTPDPEGGIMEKNPDGSLTGRMIENAHMQIFEHAGYSNEEIRKGMNLASDEFIQSGITSIHDAGGYGEGSETIRMMQQAIKAEEVKVRVYAMIGSLTNSHAFVKKMVDAGPISGLGDDHFKIGPAKLFTDGSSVGPTIATREGYTHAPEDKGIIYYSQEELNRIMGEAHEKGFQLTAHAQGDRAIEMLLNCYESALAKHPREDHRHRIEHAGIAPSDLQERMKKLGVVITPNPVFIYANGDKYLEYYGERTDVMYPARDFIDQGIIAAFGSDAPVTFLDPLLGIHAAVNRVSVGGNVVGEKQRISVMEAVKAYTWNGAYASFEEGNKGSIEVGKLADFVVLNKSILDEPIGRIKDLEVVLTMVDGEVLYDAQNLESSRSHGEVPRLIGKS, from the coding sequence ATGAAAGCAGATCAAATTTTTGTGAATGGAGAAGTCATTACCGTCAATCACCATAACTCTGTAGAAGAAGCTGTAGCGGTTAAAGGGAACAGGATTATGGCAGTGGGTATGACAGAAGAAATACTGAAAATGGCAACCGACCATACAAACATCATTGACTTGAAAGGCAAATCATTGATGCCTGGATTCATTGATGCCCATATCCATTTGACCATTTATGGAACCAATCTTCTAGGTGTCAGCTGTATTGAGCCTCACCTCCAATCATTGGAAGACCTTTTTTTGGCATTAAGGAAAAAAGCCATGACCACTCCAAAAGGTCAGTGGGTCAGAGCCTGGGGGTTTAAAGAAAGTACGTTCAAAGAGAACCGGTACCCGACGAAGGATGAGCTGGATTCCATCTCCACTGATCATCCGATTGTCATTATCCGAACGTGCAATCATACAAGTATTGTCAATAGCAGGGCTTTGGAAATGGCAGGTATTACGGAGACGACTCCAGATCCTGAAGGTGGGATCATGGAGAAGAATCCAGATGGAAGCTTGACTGGACGAATGATTGAAAACGCGCATATGCAAATCTTCGAGCATGCCGGCTACAGTAATGAAGAAATCAGAAAAGGGATGAATTTGGCTTCGGATGAATTTATTCAATCAGGCATCACGAGTATTCATGATGCAGGTGGTTATGGTGAGGGTTCAGAAACCATAAGAATGATGCAACAGGCCATTAAGGCAGAAGAGGTGAAGGTCCGTGTCTATGCGATGATCGGTTCACTCACCAATTCACATGCATTTGTAAAGAAAATGGTCGATGCAGGGCCAATATCAGGATTAGGGGATGATCACTTTAAAATCGGCCCGGCCAAGCTATTTACAGATGGGAGCAGCGTCGGACCTACCATCGCTACACGTGAAGGATATACACATGCCCCGGAAGATAAGGGGATCATTTATTACAGTCAGGAAGAACTAAATCGTATTATGGGTGAGGCCCATGAGAAAGGATTTCAGTTAACCGCACATGCTCAGGGAGACCGGGCCATCGAAATGTTATTGAACTGCTATGAGTCAGCATTGGCCAAGCACCCCCGTGAAGACCACCGCCACAGGATCGAGCATGCCGGAATCGCTCCATCCGATTTACAAGAAAGAATGAAAAAGCTAGGCGTCGTCATAACCCCGAATCCTGTTTTTATCTATGCAAATGGAGATAAATATTTGGAGTATTACGGAGAACGTACCGATGTCATGTATCCTGCCCGTGATTTTATAGACCAAGGTATTATAGCAGCATTTGGTTCCGATGCCCCAGTGACCTTTTTAGACCCTCTTCTCGGTATCCATGCTGCAGTGAACAGGGTGTCGGTTGGAGGCAATGTAGTAGGGGAGAAGCAGCGGATCAGCGTGATGGAGGCTGTTAAAGCATACACGTGGAATGGTGCCTATGCTAGTTTTGAAGAGGGGAATAAAGGGAGTATTGAGGTTGGGAAACTGGCGGATTTCGTGGTTTTGAATAAGAGCATACTTGACGAGCCGATTGGAAGGATTAAAGATTTGGAGGTTGTGTTGACGATGGTAGATGGGGAAGTGCTGTACGATGCACAAAATCTTGAATCTAGCAGGAGCCACGGGGAAGTGCCTCGGCTCATTGGGAAGTCCTAA
- a CDS encoding DnaD domain protein, translating into MKSGCQVVDQIGEMEIVGNIVPHLWYKNITFSSGKAHFVAITLLADIVYWYRPTMIRDDSGMIVGARTKFKGDMLQKSYQAFADTYGFTKRQVKDAIDFLVEHHLLFREFRTISSSSLILNNVMYVQPVAGNVKRVMEERCNVSDLVSICPPVTPERTTSSPSKEGLTHQEEGAPEVEEGTYTESTSKSSSENHEQHQQSAVECPMTFFKDNGFGRMGAYIQEKIKSWCDSLSEGLVVEAMKRAVEQGKHYWSYCEAILVKWEQLKVRDVKDARTKEFQGMYEKRYKRNVRSGERKPVRTEMLPDWFTSGSEDVQEIFDEEFEAEKAKLMEELKAYHERGTGVVR; encoded by the coding sequence ATGAAATCAGGATGTCAGGTAGTGGATCAAATCGGGGAAATGGAAATCGTGGGGAATATCGTTCCTCATCTATGGTACAAGAATATTACCTTTTCAAGCGGGAAAGCCCATTTTGTGGCGATCACGTTACTCGCAGATATCGTGTATTGGTACAGACCGACGATGATCAGGGATGACAGCGGGATGATCGTCGGTGCCAGGACGAAATTTAAGGGGGATATGCTGCAGAAGAGCTATCAGGCATTTGCGGATACATACGGGTTTACGAAGCGTCAGGTGAAGGATGCCATTGATTTTCTTGTGGAGCATCATTTACTATTCCGGGAGTTTCGGACGATCTCATCTTCGAGCCTGATTTTAAACAATGTGATGTATGTGCAGCCGGTAGCTGGGAATGTGAAACGGGTGATGGAGGAACGGTGTAACGTGTCAGACCTCGTTTCCATTTGCCCACCTGTTACGCCGGAACGTACCACGTCATCCCCTTCAAAGGAGGGCCTGACACATCAAGAGGAAGGGGCACCTGAGGTGGAAGAGGGGACGTATACAGAGAGTACTTCAAAGAGTTCTTCAGAAAATCATGAACAACACCAACAAAGCGCGGTCGAGTGTCCGATGACCTTTTTCAAAGACAATGGATTCGGCCGGATGGGGGCATATATCCAGGAGAAAATCAAAAGCTGGTGTGACAGTCTTTCAGAAGGCCTTGTTGTCGAAGCGATGAAACGTGCGGTCGAGCAGGGGAAGCATTATTGGAGCTATTGTGAAGCAATCCTGGTTAAGTGGGAACAATTAAAGGTTCGGGATGTGAAGGATGCGAGGACGAAAGAGTTTCAGGGGATGTATGAGAAGCGCTATAAACGAAACGTGCGTAGCGGGGAAAGGAAGCCGGTTCGGACGGAGATGCTGCCGGATTGGTTCACTAGTGGCTCAGAGGATGTTCAGGAGATTTTCGACGAGGAGTTTGAAGCGGAGAAGGCAAAGTTGATGGAAGAGCTGAAAGCATATCATGAGCGTGGGACCGGCGTTGTGAGGTGA
- a CDS encoding sodium:solute symporter family protein — translation MPGWQIALFMMIIYLVIALFVGVMAGRGRDGSSLDEFAVAGGKLGLFVMWFLMGGAVFSAFSFLGAPGWAYSKGAPALYIITYTAFAILPWYIIGPKIGKIGKKHRLYTVVGFLKGRFNSPVLAILVGLIALFASIQYLATQMSGMAIIFNIMTEGRIPFWLGALLSYGIVVVYVATGGLRAAAWSDVFQGLLMIIISWVVGLTIVYQLHGGTTEMFATIARENPEFLQIGKEGSSMGTVAYTTTILVSVIGFLMWPHLFSKSYASSPRTIKKTVLAYPIFALFLVPLLLVGFAAKGVVDSGQLESADQILPYLITTVMNLPGWLYGLVGAGALAAAMSTADAITHSASLEVTDGIVKSIWKNLSDKKTLLIMRVGVFVIGALAYYITVFGGQGLIALLLGAYGSIVQFAPGVYGALFWRRATTQGVILGLVVGTVVNYYFQLVATSTPFDIHAGILGLMANIVVMVAVSYMTKAQREEDVNRYVDVA, via the coding sequence ATGCCAGGATGGCAAATCGCACTCTTTATGATGATTATTTATCTTGTCATTGCTCTATTTGTTGGTGTGATGGCAGGAAGAGGCAGGGATGGCAGTTCTCTTGATGAATTTGCCGTAGCTGGCGGGAAACTCGGACTGTTTGTAATGTGGTTCTTGATGGGTGGAGCTGTTTTCAGTGCCTTCTCCTTTTTAGGCGCACCGGGTTGGGCTTATTCAAAAGGTGCACCGGCCTTATATATTATCACTTATACGGCATTCGCCATTCTGCCTTGGTATATCATCGGGCCAAAGATCGGGAAAATCGGGAAAAAGCATCGTCTTTATACCGTTGTAGGGTTTTTAAAGGGGAGATTCAACAGCCCGGTATTGGCCATATTGGTAGGCTTGATTGCTTTATTTGCCTCCATTCAATACCTGGCTACTCAAATGTCCGGCATGGCCATCATTTTTAACATCATGACGGAAGGCAGAATCCCTTTTTGGTTAGGAGCTCTATTATCCTATGGGATTGTTGTTGTGTATGTCGCTACTGGCGGGTTACGTGCTGCCGCATGGTCTGATGTGTTCCAAGGGTTGTTGATGATTATCATATCCTGGGTGGTTGGCTTGACCATCGTCTATCAACTTCATGGAGGAACGACGGAGATGTTTGCTACGATTGCGAGAGAGAATCCTGAGTTCCTGCAAATTGGCAAAGAAGGTTCGTCAATGGGTACCGTGGCGTATACAACGACCATTTTGGTTTCTGTCATTGGTTTCCTGATGTGGCCACATTTATTCTCTAAATCGTATGCTTCAAGTCCAAGGACGATTAAAAAAACGGTACTTGCTTATCCTATATTTGCCCTGTTTTTAGTGCCGTTATTACTTGTAGGTTTTGCAGCAAAAGGAGTAGTCGATTCCGGACAGCTTGAAAGTGCTGACCAGATCCTTCCTTATTTAATTACGACGGTCATGAATCTACCTGGATGGCTATATGGATTGGTGGGGGCAGGAGCACTCGCTGCAGCCATGTCAACGGCGGATGCCATTACCCATAGTGCCTCTTTGGAAGTCACAGACGGAATTGTCAAATCCATATGGAAGAACCTTTCTGATAAGAAAACACTATTGATCATGCGTGTTGGCGTATTTGTCATCGGTGCTCTAGCCTACTATATCACCGTTTTTGGAGGTCAGGGGTTAATTGCTTTGTTACTGGGGGCGTATGGATCGATCGTACAATTCGCACCAGGAGTTTATGGTGCCCTATTCTGGAGACGGGCCACGACACAAGGCGTCATACTCGGATTAGTTGTCGGTACCGTAGTGAATTATTATTTCCAGCTTGTCGCCACATCTACTCCATTTGACATTCATGCCGGGATTCTTGGATTAATGGCTAATATCGTCGTAATGGTTGCCGTGAGCTATATGACGAAGGCGCAACGTGAAGAAGATGTAAACAGGTATGTGGATGTAGCTTAA
- a CDS encoding DUF3311 domain-containing protein, with the protein MSKATFNKLYIAVGCIPFLVLVFPLFEFANRANPIILGLPFLFFWVILWILITFIALLILYRFDPDQDEEEEV; encoded by the coding sequence TTGAGCAAAGCGACATTTAACAAGCTTTATATCGCCGTTGGATGCATTCCGTTTTTGGTCCTTGTTTTTCCTTTATTTGAGTTTGCGAATCGAGCGAACCCTATCATTCTCGGATTGCCGTTTTTGTTTTTTTGGGTCATCCTGTGGATTTTGATTACATTCATTGCTTTGCTTATCTTATATCGCTTTGACCCAGATCAAGATGAAGAGGAGGAGGTATGA
- a CDS encoding tetrahydrofolate dehydrogenase/cyclohydrolase catalytic domain-containing protein — protein MNENVLIKGHDISEKIKKELVVRVKDLTNKNILPCLATILVGDNPSSETYIKMKSNACRRIGIKSQKYNLSEETTTEELIDLIERLNADQSIHGILLQHPVPSQIDERSAFDSIKIEKDVDGVTSSGFGRAALEVDTYPSCTPAAIMELINFYNINVEGKHAVVVGRSPILGKPVSSLLLNKNATVTTCHSYTTNLEGILKQADIVIAAVGKPNFIKGEWLKKDAIVIDAGYNKGNIGDVDFESCDGIVKAITPVPGGVGPVTIAMLLKHTVEAAEKQSLNLVSN, from the coding sequence ATGAATGAAAATGTTTTAATTAAAGGCCATGATATTTCAGAAAAAATAAAAAAAGAGTTAGTAGTAAGAGTAAAGGACCTTACTAATAAAAATATTCTTCCTTGCCTTGCTACAATCCTTGTTGGGGATAATCCCTCATCAGAAACATACATTAAAATGAAAAGTAATGCTTGCAGGAGGATAGGTATAAAATCACAGAAATATAATCTTTCAGAGGAAACAACTACTGAAGAACTAATTGATTTGATTGAAAGATTAAATGCTGACCAAAGTATACATGGCATACTGCTGCAACACCCTGTCCCTTCGCAAATAGATGAAAGGTCCGCATTTGATTCAATAAAAATTGAAAAAGATGTCGATGGAGTGACAAGTAGTGGATTTGGAAGAGCTGCATTAGAAGTTGATACCTACCCTTCCTGTACACCTGCAGCCATTATGGAATTAATAAACTTTTATAACATAAATGTGGAAGGTAAGCATGCGGTAGTGGTTGGAAGGAGTCCGATATTAGGTAAACCGGTCTCTAGTCTATTATTGAATAAAAATGCTACGGTTACTACTTGTCACTCTTACACAACTAATTTAGAGGGCATATTAAAACAAGCTGACATTGTCATCGCAGCAGTTGGTAAACCGAACTTTATTAAAGGTGAATGGTTAAAGAAAGATGCCATTGTTATCGATGCCGGTTATAACAAAGGTAACATAGGTGATGTGGACTTTGAATCTTGTGATGGGATAGTCAAAGCGATTACTCCCGTACCTGGGGGAGTGGGACCAGTCACAATTGCCATGTTGCTTAAACATACGGTGGAGGCGGCAGAAAAGCAATCTCTTAACTTGGTTAGCAACTAA
- a CDS encoding DUF4160 domain-containing protein, translating into MHLYYNDHDPPHFHVNYSGFLTRIEIMTGEYIRGDNSLPANKEKMVMKWLELYKGDMIKAWNDCRRNEAPCRIPPLN; encoded by the coding sequence ATACATCTGTATTACAACGATCATGATCCTCCTCATTTTCATGTTAATTATTCTGGATTTTTGACAAGAATAGAAATAATGACGGGTGAATATATAAGAGGGGATAACTCTTTACCCGCAAACAAAGAGAAGATGGTCATGAAATGGCTTGAGCTTTATAAAGGTGATATGATTAAGGCGTGGAATGACTGCAGGCGTAATGAAGCACCTTGCAGAATACCACCCCTAAACTAG
- a CDS encoding transposase, giving the protein MSRKLRIWYPGAMYHITARGNKRGALFYDDCDYLTYLHILEDVRFMYPFVLHSYCLMTNHIHLQIETIDHHIQYIMKTLHSRYAVYLNRRMKTVGHQFQGRYGDELIESSDYFLEVSRYIHRNPLEANMVSRCEDYPWSSYSSYITASHNPHVDPSKTYSYFLEPVHISYKTYVENKLEKRGNLYD; this is encoded by the coding sequence ATGTCGAGAAAACTACGCATCTGGTACCCGGGTGCCATGTATCATATCACGGCAAGGGGGAATAAGCGTGGTGCTTTGTTTTATGATGACTGCGATTATCTTACCTACTTGCATATCCTTGAGGATGTCCGCTTTATGTATCCCTTCGTATTACACTCCTATTGTCTCATGACCAATCACATTCACCTGCAGATCGAAACCATCGACCATCATATTCAATACATTATGAAAACACTTCATTCCCGATATGCTGTCTATCTGAATCGCCGGATGAAAACGGTGGGGCATCAGTTCCAGGGTAGATATGGGGATGAGCTGATTGAATCCAGTGACTATTTTTTGGAAGTAAGTCGCTATATCCATCGAAATCCGTTGGAAGCAAACATGGTTTCCCGCTGTGAAGACTACCCCTGGAGCAGTTATTCTTCTTATATTACAGCTTCGCATAACCCTCACGTTGATCCTTCTAAAACGTATTCCTATTTTCTCGAACCTGTTCATATCAGTTACAAAACCTATGTGGAAAATAAACTTGAAAAGCGGGGCAATCTCTATGACTAG